One Tiliqua scincoides isolate rTilSci1 unplaced genomic scaffold, rTilSci1.hap2 HAP2_SCAFFOLD_151, whole genome shotgun sequence genomic window carries:
- the LOC136635937 gene encoding specifically androgen-regulated gene protein-like translates to MPKKDLWVGTADPGPTAIVGSAGSCDSMISADSCPSETSHGGYDYLSVEEKECLMFLEETLDSLDTEADSGVSADDGETAEPSKHPRTWPTRDIPKELDHENIGKHKKTEQKGKKNLLGSVPVVTPSSGYHSFPRNISVNNVPQTAKSSVAETSMNADDPKAPRIIPSWGPPKHKIVDMPNDQPSKSIQTNTSTLESVITPLPETFQDQRRGHLKEGQELPLKNTENGMPYHSEVKTNTDIVEGNEATAAQQQPSPEKMELAVGKEAVLQPLSPQSNKKSSGKVISTQDSYQTPALEEVPLDSNTKQGPPTAPKPRKLPPNIILKTSKSNAVSFDIDPSHKIKVLAPSNGRPRAATGDFSMERPHSLQNQQEKARREALEKLGLPLDKEKNRSDFGIKNHISSKPRETQTNSREYLNVDDIIPHKKPDQQHDQVGGKEIHPVFNNPGIKQANFKSNTLERSGVGLSSYISCGSEDKNIKNSSSLGKTSFLDKITPNFLRNSRSRPASLGMGKDFIDLKENRTHNAEQDKSDKRRSYPLQNPAKLPRPPCVSVKITPKGVPEEHRKEALKKLGLLKE, encoded by the exons AGTCACGGCGGCTATGACTACCTTTCAGTGGAGGAGAAAGAATGTCTGATGTTCCTTGAAGAAACCTTAGATTCTCTGGATACTGAAGCAGACAGTGGGGTCTCTGCTGATGATGGTGAGACTGCTGAGCCTTCCAAGCATCCACGGACATGGCCAACAAGAGACATTCCCAAAG AATTGGACCATGAAAACATCGGAAAGcataaaaaaacagaacaaaagggCAAAAAGAATCTGCTGGGTTCTGTTCCTGTTGTCACCCCCAGTTCAGGCTACCACAGCTTTCCAAGGAATATCAGTGTAAACAATGTCCCCCAAACAGCCAAATCTTCCGTTGCTGAAACGAGCATGAATGCTGATGATCCAAAAGCTCCTCGGATCATACCATCATGGGGTCCTCCGAAGCACAAGATTGTGGACATGCCAAATGACCAGCCCAGTAAAAGTATCCAAACAAATACTTCTACGTTAGAATCTGTAATTACTCCACTCCCTGAAACTTTCCAAGACCAGAGGCGAGGTCATCTCAAAGAAGGGCAAGAGCTACCACTTAAGAATACTGAAAATGGGATGCCTTATCATTCTGAAGTTAAGACAAACACAGATATAGTGGAGGGAAATGAGGCCACAGCTGCCCAGCAACAGCCTTCCCCAGAGAAGATGGAGCTCGCTGTTGGAAAAGAAGCTGTTCTGCAACCTCTTTCTCCCCAAAGTAACAAGAAAAGTTCTGGAAAAGTTATCAGTACTCAAGATAGTTATCAGACACCTGCGCTGGAAGAAGTTCCCCTGGATTCCAACACCAAGCAAGGTCCTCCCACTGCCCCCAAGCCCAGGAAACTGCCCCCAAATATTATCCTCAAAACCAGCAAAAGTAATGCTGTGTCGTTCGACATAGATCCAAGCCACAAAATAAAAGTGCTGGCTCCATCAAATGGCAGACCCAGAGCTGCGACTGGTGACTTTTCCATGGAAAGGCCGCATTCTCTGCAAAATCAACAGGAGAAAGCCAGGCGGGAAGCTCTTGAGAAACTGGGTTTGCCACTAGATAAAGAGAAAAATAGAAGTGATTTTGGGATCAAAAACCATATTTCCTCAAAACCAAGAGAAACTCAGACTAACAGTAGGGAGTACTTAAATGTGGATGACATCATTCCTCATAAGAAGCCTGACCAACAGCATGACCAAGTTGGTGGGAAAGAAATCCATCCAGTGTTCAACAACCCAGGCATCAAACAGGCAAACTTCAAATCCAACACACTTGAACGTTCAGGTGTGGGTCTGAGCAGCTACATCTCCTGTGGCAGTGAAGATAAGAACATTAAGAACAGTAGTTCACTGGGCAAGACATCCTTTTTGGACAAGATAACACCAAATTTTCTTAGGAATAGCCGATCACGCCCAGCTTCTCTTGGCATGGGGAAAGACTTCATTGATCTGAAGGAAAACAGAACGCATAATGCTGAGCAGGATAAAAGTGACAAGCGAAGATCCTATCCACTTCAGAACCCCGCTAAGCTGCCCAGGCCACCTTGTGTCAGTGTAAAAATCACCCCTAAAGGAGTGCCAGAAGAGCACAGAAAGGAGGCTCTGAAAAAGCTTGGCCTCTTGAAGGAGTAA